A region from the Silene latifolia isolate original U9 population chromosome 7, ASM4854445v1, whole genome shotgun sequence genome encodes:
- the LOC141592004 gene encoding CBL-interacting protein kinase 2-like, with translation MGDKKGSVLMQRYEQGKILGHGTFAKVYQARNIETGANVAIKVVDKEKVLKVGMIEQIKREISVMRLVRHPHVVQLYEVMASKAKIYIVMEHVRGGELFDKVARGKIKGDIARKYFQQLISAVDYCHSRGVYHRDLKPENLLLDQNEDLKITDFGLSALAESRRQDGLLHTMCGTPAYVAPEVIHRKGYDGAKADIWSCGVVLFVLLAGYLPFQDSNLIEMYKKIGKAEFKFPNMFPSDVKRLLLKIMDPNPKTRISIAKIMENSWFRKGFDSKLLENRHESDAYKTGSVQDDDSMFGPCYNLNAFDIISFSEGFDLSGLFEDKSQKKEVRFSARETALTIISKLEDISKKLKLKVKKKNGGIMRFEGCKEGRKGILCFDAEIFEVTPTFHMIELKKLGGDTLEYLKVVRQEMRPALKDIIWTWQGEQET, from the coding sequence ATGGGGGATAAAAAGGGTAGTGTCCTAATGCAGCGGTATGAGCAAGGAAAGATACTCGGGCACGGTACTTTTGCAAAGGTCTATCAGGCTCGAAACATTGAGACTGGAGCAAATGTGGCAATCAAGGTTGTCGACAAAGAGAAGGTTCTGAAAGTTGGAATGATTGAGCAAATTAAGCGGGAAATTTCAGTGATGAGACTTGTTAGGCACCCTCATGTAGTGCAATTATATGAAGTCATGGCTAGTAAAGCAAAGATATATATTGTGATGGAGCATGTTAGAGGCGGGGAGCTCTTTGATAAGGTAGCCAGAGGTAAGATTAAAGGTGATATTGCTAGGAAGTATTTTCAACAGTTGATTAGTGCAGTTGATTATTGTCATAGCCGAGGCGTGTATCACCGAGATTTGAAGCCAGAAAACTTGCTTCTGGATCAGAATGAGGATCTGAAGATTACCGACTTTGGGCTCAGTGCATTAGCAGAGTCCAGACGGCAAGACGGGCTGCTGCACACAATGTGTGGGACTCCTGCTTATGTGGCACCAGAGGTAATTCATAGGAAAGGGTATGATGGAGCAAAAGCTGATATATGGTCCTGTGGGGTGGTCTTGTTTGTGTTGTTAGCTGGGTATTTGCCGTTCCAAGATTCGAATTTGATAGAGATGTATAAGAAGATTGGCAAGGCGGAATTCAAATTCCCGAATATGTTCCCATCGGATGTAAAGAGGTTGTTGCTGAAGATCATGGACCCAAACCCGAAAACCAGGATTTCCATTGCCAAGATAATGGAGAATTCTTGGTTCCGAAAAGGGTTTGATTCTAAACTCTTGGAAAATCGGCATGAGAGTGACGCATATAAGACAGGATCTGTGCAAGATGATGATTCCATGTTTGGCCCTTGTTATAACCTGAATGCTTTCGACATCATCTCCTTCTCAGAAGGTTTTGACTTGTCAGGTTTGTTTGAGGACAAAAGCCAGAAAAAGGAGGTGAGGTTTAGCGCAAGGGAGACTGCCTTGACAATCATTTCTAAGCTTGAAGACATATCCAAGAAGTTGAAGCTTAAAGTGAAGAAGAAAAATGGCGGAATTATGAGATTTGAAGGATGTAAAGAAGGAAGAAAGGggattttgtgttttgatgctgAAATCTTCGAGGTCACCCCGACTTTTCACATGATAGAGTTGAAGAAATTGGGAGGCGATACTCTAGAGTATTTGAAGGTTGTGAGACAGGAGATGAGACCAGCTCTTAAGGACATCATTTGGACATGGCAAGGTGAGCAGGAGACATAG